In the Rhinoderma darwinii isolate aRhiDar2 chromosome 13, aRhiDar2.hap1, whole genome shotgun sequence genome, one interval contains:
- the EZH1 gene encoding histone-lysine N-methyltransferase EZH1 — protein sequence MRSLKDSTSSLPSTMEPPNSQHNKSLLYWKKKVRLEYMRLQQLKRLQVNQTAGAQYVENVMKIRERTDLLNEGWKNLSLHPVQITDPSNTLPFLKKCTVESIFPDFAVQTIHTRSLNTVALVPIMYSWSPLQQNFMVEDETILCNIPYMGDAAKEEDEMFLEELISNYDGKVHGEGEVDFPSAMTSIPRLHERERMFMYGHSFSAGRNSTSITGASILDDASFLELVDALLQITDEDESGHNDPSGFKGEDVKGEGPMTRKRKRIAEEGEAQVSPESNSAPTKGQAETKADGEDKVTVQSKTRGSKRNNKSSLPSDLMFSAISAVFPERGFPEEVKERYKELTAATDPNTLPPQCTPNIDGSLAKSVPREQSLHSFHTLFCRRCFKYDCFLHPFHASPNMCRRRNREIKVETEPCGSQCFLWLDGAKEYAMLNNPRFKCLGKRKKKTPTVAASSASSSTSTVTEAKEGDSDRDTGNDCASSSSEGNSRCQTPTRQRQGSMSGDLSEGSETSELVEWSGAEESLFRVFHGTYFNNFCSIARLMSTKTCKQVFQFAVKDSLILKVPAKELMSTSQKKKRKHRLWAAHCRKIQLKKDNSANQVYNYQPCDHPDHPCDSTCPCIMTQNFCEKFCQCNPDCQNRFPGCRCKTQCNTKQCPCYLAVRECDPDLCLTCGASEHWDSKIVSCKNCSIQRGLKNHLLLAPSDVAGWGTFIKESVLKNEFISEYCGELISQDEADRRGKVYDRYMSSFLFNLNNDFVVDATRKGNKIRFANHSVNPNCYAKVVMVNGDHRIGIFANRAIQAGEELFFDYRYSQADALKYVGIERETDIV from the exons GCACAATATGTGGAAAATGTTATGAAAATACGTGAGAGAACAGATCTTTTAAACGAAGGGTGGAAAAATCTAAGTCTTCATCCAGTTCAGATAACGGATCCCTCAAATACACTTCCTTTTCTGAAAAAG TGTACCGTTGAAAGTATCTTTCCTGATTTTGCCGTCCAGACTATACATACAAGGTCCCTGAACACTGTCGCACTTGTTCCTATCATGTACTCTTGGTCTCCTCTCCAGCAAAACTTCATG GTGGAAGATGAGACTATTTTGTGTAACATCCCTTACATGGGAGACGCGGCTAAAGAGGAGGATGAAATGTTTCTTGAGGAACTTATCAGTAACTATGATGGAAAGGTTCATGGAGAAGGAG AGGTGGATTTTCCATCTGCAATGACCTCTATTCCACGCTTACATGAACGTGAGCGTATGTTTATGTACGGTCACTCTTTCTCGGCTGGGCGCAACAGCACATCAATAACGG GTGCTAGCATTCTGGATGATGCTAGCTTTTTGGAGCTGGTTGATGCTCTTCTTCAGATTACAGATGAAGATGAGAGTGGGCACAATGACCCATCGGGATTCAAGGGGGAAGACGTGAAAGGAGAAGGACCCATGACTCGAAAAAGAAAGAGAATTGCTGAGGAGG GGGAGGCCCAGGTGAGCCCAGAAAGTAATTCTGCTCCAACAAAAGGTCAGGCAGAAACCAAAGCAGACGGAGAAGACAAAGTCACCGTCCAGAGCAAAACAAGAG GCAGCAAGAGAAACAATAAAAGTTCGTTGCCAAGTGATCTTATGTTTAGTGCTATCTCTGCTGTCTTTCCGGAGAGAGGCTTTCCAGAAGAAGTCAAGGAAAG GTACAAAGAGCTGACTGCAGCAACAGACCCCAACACGCTCCCACCACAATGCACTCCAAATATTGATGGATCCTTGGCAAAATCTGTGCCACGGGAGCAGTCCTTGCACTCCTTTCATACTCTGTTCTGCCGCCGCTGTTTTAAGTATGACTGTTTCTTGCATC catTTCATGCAAGCCCAAATATGTGCAGGAGAAGGAATCGAGAAATTAAGGTTGAGACAGAGCCATGCGGAAGTCAATGCTTCTTGTGGCTG GATGGAGCTAAAGAGTATGCTATGTTGAACAACCCCAGATTCAAGTGCTTAGGGAAACGTAAAAAGAAAACTCCAACAGTTGCTGCTTCCAGTGCAAGTTCTTCCACCTCAACGGTAACTGAAGCCAAAGAAGGAGACAGTGATCGGGATACAGGGAATGACTGTGCTTCCAGCTCTTCAG AAGGAAATTCTCGCTGTCAAACCCCAACGAGGCAGAGGCAGGGAAGCATGAGTGGAGACTTGTCAGAGGGTTCAGAAACCAGTGAACTAGTGGAATGGTCCGGAGCTGAGGAATCTCTATTCAGAGTCTTCCATGGAACCTACTTCAACAACTTTTGTTCCATTGCCCGACTCATGAGCACCAAGACATGCAAACAG GTTTTTCAGTTTGCTGTGAAAGATTCACTTATTCTGAAAGTGCCAGCCAAGGAACTGATGAGTACTTCACAGAAGAAGAAGAGAAAGCACAG ACTGTGGGCCGCACACTGCAGGAAGATTCAACTTAAAAAGG ATAATTCAGCAAACCAGGTATACAACTATCAGCCCTGTGACCACCCAGATCATCCGTGTGACAGCACTTGTCCCTGCATCATGACACAGAACTTCTGTGAAAAATTCTGTCAGTGCAACCCTGACT GCCAGAACCGCTTCCCTGGTTGCAGGTGTAAGACACAGTGTAACACCAAGCAATGCCCCTGTTATCTGGCTGTACGGGAATGTGATCCAGATCTCTGTTTAACATGTGGTGCTTCTGAGCACTGGGACTCGAAAATTGTGTCTTGCAAAAACTGCAGCATCCAACGGGGCCTGAAAAAC CACTTGCTCTTGGCTCCGTCAGATGTTGCTGGATGGGGAACCTTCATCAAAGAGTCTGTCCTGAAGAATGAGTTCATCTCTGAATATTGTGGAGAG ctcaTTTCCCAAGATGAAGCAGATAGAAGAGGAAAAGTCTATGATAGATACATGTCGAGTTTTCTGTTCAACCTTAACAATG ATTTTGTTGTGGATGCCACAAGGAAAGGAAATAAAATCAGATTTGCAAACCACTCAGTGAATCCTAATTGCTATGCTAAAG TGGTTATGGTGAATGGAGACCACCGCATTGGAATATTTGCCAATCGAGCAATCCAGGCTGGAGAAGAATTATTTTTTGACTATCG ATACAGCCAGGCGGACGCTCTGAAATACGTGGGCATAGAAAGAGAGACTGATATCGTTTAA